The following proteins are co-located in the Meiothermus sp. Pnk-1 genome:
- a CDS encoding ABC transporter permease, whose protein sequence is MALAPWMVPKREFGGVGYLITPFTTVNPQNLELPASLGLGWVGAVFWVWAGLMGAASLAFLQPDPRSRSRALYALGAVGVALFALEAVLFYQAVNSANQAALAGGATRVPLRRFTLSLGAYLGCFYALALLLLARVQLPGGKAFLVRYRGAAVPVVSLLLSVLVGALLILVLGRVPGVEGSSLSLREWVALKLDLITFSFQLLFSPIYTLSGWFNSLQQTTPLIFAGLAVAFAFRAGLFNIGGPGQITLGAIFVMIVGVFLPGPGWVVLPLSILAAALGGALWGGLAGWLKARFGANEVVNTIMLNYIAASVLLFFLASNQQRFFGYTLYLPFKAQGFEAKSLELRPEAQIPLMINLLAPGGEFSWAIPVALVAGLATFFFLRRADLGRRLLLGGGAAVLGYALGGLIPGPTLASDLVRDLAASKLNGSFLLALGVLILVHYYLLRTVGGYEMRAAGLAPRAAEYAGINLGRKIVLAMLVSGALAGLAATHYVQGGVMDEYRLKQSIPVGVGFDGIAVALMGQNTSLGVALAGFLFGVLRTGGLDLSQQLGISRELVTVIISLVVLAIALGGLLPRYFTDPLKAAQVETEAKDEEAARTAMRRAG, encoded by the coding sequence ATGGCCCTGGCGCCTTGGATGGTCCCCAAGCGAGAGTTCGGCGGGGTGGGGTACCTGATCACCCCCTTTACCACGGTCAATCCACAAAACCTCGAGCTGCCTGCCTCGCTGGGGCTGGGGTGGGTAGGGGCGGTCTTCTGGGTCTGGGCGGGATTGATGGGGGCGGCCTCGCTGGCCTTTTTGCAGCCCGACCCCCGCTCGCGCTCGAGGGCCCTTTACGCTTTAGGGGCTGTGGGGGTGGCCCTCTTTGCGCTCGAGGCGGTGCTGTTTTACCAGGCGGTAAACTCCGCCAACCAGGCCGCTCTGGCCGGAGGGGCCACGCGGGTGCCTTTGCGCCGCTTCACCCTCTCGCTGGGGGCCTACCTGGGCTGCTTTTATGCGTTGGCCCTGCTCCTGCTGGCCCGCGTGCAACTCCCTGGGGGGAAAGCCTTCCTGGTGCGCTACCGCGGGGCAGCGGTGCCGGTGGTCTCGCTGCTGCTTTCGGTGCTGGTAGGGGCGTTGCTGATCCTGGTCTTGGGCCGAGTGCCGGGGGTGGAGGGCTCGAGCTTGTCCCTCCGGGAATGGGTTGCGCTGAAGCTGGACCTGATCACCTTTTCCTTTCAGCTGCTCTTTTCTCCGATCTACACCCTTTCCGGTTGGTTCAATAGCCTTCAGCAGACCACCCCGCTGATCTTCGCCGGGCTGGCGGTGGCTTTTGCCTTCCGGGCTGGCCTTTTCAATATCGGCGGCCCTGGGCAGATCACTTTGGGGGCTATCTTCGTGATGATCGTGGGGGTCTTCCTGCCCGGGCCGGGCTGGGTCGTGCTGCCCCTCAGCATCCTGGCGGCAGCCCTGGGCGGGGCTTTGTGGGGTGGGCTGGCGGGGTGGCTCAAAGCCCGCTTCGGGGCCAACGAGGTGGTCAACACCATCATGCTCAACTACATCGCGGCCTCGGTGCTGCTGTTCTTCTTGGCTTCCAACCAGCAGCGCTTTTTCGGGTATACCCTTTACCTGCCCTTCAAGGCCCAGGGCTTCGAGGCCAAGAGCCTCGAGCTGCGCCCCGAAGCCCAGATTCCCTTGATGATCAACTTGCTGGCCCCTGGGGGGGAGTTTTCCTGGGCCATCCCCGTGGCCCTGGTGGCGGGCCTGGCGACATTTTTCTTTTTACGGCGGGCCGATCTGGGCCGCCGCTTGCTGCTCGGCGGAGGGGCAGCCGTCCTGGGGTACGCGCTGGGCGGCCTGATCCCTGGCCCCACCCTCGCCAGCGATTTGGTCCGTGACCTGGCGGCCTCCAAGCTCAACGGCTCGTTCTTGTTGGCGCTGGGGGTGCTGATCCTGGTGCACTACTACCTGCTGCGCACCGTGGGCGGCTACGAGATGCGGGCGGCAGGGTTGGCCCCCAGAGCAGCCGAGTACGCCGGGATCAACCTGGGCCGCAAGATCGTGCTGGCTATGCTGGTGAGCGGAGCTCTGGCGGGGCTGGCCGCGACCCACTACGTGCAGGGTGGGGTGATGGATGAATACCGGCTCAAGCAGTCCATTCCCGTAGGGGTCGGCTTCGACGGGATCGCGGTGGCCTTGATGGGGCAGAATACCTCGTTGGGGGTGGCTCTGGCCGGGTTCTTGTTCGGGGTGCTCCGCACCGGCGGGCTGGACCTGAGCCAGCAACTGGGCATCAGCCGCGAGCTGGTGACGGTGATTATCTCGTTGGTAGTGCTGGCCATCGCCTTGGGCGGGTTGCTGCCGCGGTACTTCACCGATCCCTTGAAAGCAGCTCAGGTCGAGACCGAGGCCAAGGATGAGGAGGCGGCCCGTACCGCGATGCGGCGTGCGGGTTGA
- a CDS encoding ABC transporter permease has protein sequence MNEIFTLALLFSTLRQTTPILLTALGGLFSERSGVVNIGLEGIMLFGALAAAVVTQRLEVPFLASDPNAQIWWIPWVGLLAGAAVGGLVAWVHALASIKYKADQIISGTAINLLALGAPSLVLEYYYDNSTSSQEVVNRLPLISVGPENLSPLVFLAFLLVPVIWWVLFKTPWGLRLRAVGEHPEAAETMGVNVIRTRYVAVVISGLLAGIAGAYLSIGFLNQFVKGMSAGLGFIALAALIVGKWHPIGVLGSTLLFGFASALSIQLTGRNILPVPVVQAIPFILTMLVLVGFIGRSRPPAAVGKPYDK, from the coding sequence ATGAACGAAATCTTTACCCTGGCTTTGCTGTTTTCCACCCTGCGTCAGACCACGCCGATCCTGCTCACCGCGCTGGGCGGGCTGTTCTCCGAGCGGAGCGGGGTGGTCAACATCGGCCTCGAGGGCATCATGCTCTTCGGGGCCCTGGCTGCGGCGGTGGTCACCCAACGGCTCGAGGTTCCCTTTTTGGCCTCCGATCCCAACGCCCAGATCTGGTGGATTCCCTGGGTCGGGCTCTTGGCCGGGGCGGCGGTGGGGGGCTTGGTGGCGTGGGTGCACGCCCTCGCCTCGATCAAGTACAAGGCCGACCAGATCATCAGCGGCACCGCCATCAACCTGCTGGCCTTGGGGGCGCCCAGTTTGGTGCTCGAGTACTACTACGACAACTCCACCAGCTCGCAGGAGGTGGTCAACCGCCTCCCGCTGATCTCGGTAGGTCCAGAAAACCTCTCTCCTCTGGTCTTTCTCGCGTTTTTGCTGGTTCCGGTGATCTGGTGGGTGCTGTTCAAGACCCCCTGGGGGCTGCGGTTACGGGCGGTGGGCGAACACCCCGAGGCCGCCGAGACCATGGGGGTGAACGTGATCCGCACCCGCTACGTCGCGGTGGTCATCTCCGGCCTTCTGGCGGGTATCGCGGGGGCTTATCTATCGATTGGCTTTCTCAACCAGTTCGTCAAGGGGATGAGCGCTGGGCTAGGGTTTATCGCCCTGGCTGCCCTGATCGTGGGCAAGTGGCACCCCATCGGCGTGCTGGGTTCCACCTTGCTCTTCGGTTTTGCCTCGGCCCTCTCGATCCAGCTCACCGGGCGCAACATCCTGCCGGTGCCGGTGGTGCAGGCCATCCCATTCATCCTCACCATGCTGGTGCTGGTAGGGTTCATCGGGCGGAGCCGGCCTCCGGCGGCGGTGGGGAAGCCCTACGACAAGTAA
- a CDS encoding cytochrome P450: MNPLPEIHLNLNDPDFVYDPYPRLAELREATPAFYDPVWNKVFFTRYEDIAGLLRDKRLGRSILHVLSRDELGWPPPNPLTRDFDHFQENHILDNEPPKHTRLKGLFLKAFTPARVEGLRGKIQSMVNALLDRAEDQGRMDLLHDYAEPLPVAVIAELLGVPEEDRHLLRPWSAKIVKLYELGYTDEQAREANQAVVEFSRYIRALAEDRRKHPQDDLISALVQAEEAGDKLSEDELVANCILLLNAGHEATVNGTTAGMLALHRNPEQKRLAVEAAKAGHGEFFKRAVEELLRYDTPLPMFERWVLQDLEWRGIPLRRGQEVALLYASGNRDPRKFSHPDTLDLTRPDNPHLTFGLGIHYCIGAPLARLELQTSFQTLLKRLPHLAVVEPVEYTGGFVIRGHKAMPVEF, translated from the coding sequence ATGAACCCCTTGCCTGAGATCCACCTGAACCTCAACGACCCGGACTTCGTCTACGACCCCTACCCCCGGCTGGCCGAGCTGCGCGAGGCCACTCCGGCTTTCTACGATCCGGTGTGGAACAAAGTGTTCTTCACCCGCTACGAGGATATCGCCGGGTTGTTGCGCGACAAGCGCCTGGGCCGCTCGATCCTGCACGTGCTCTCGCGGGATGAGCTGGGCTGGCCCCCACCCAACCCGCTCACCCGTGACTTCGACCATTTCCAGGAGAACCACATCCTCGATAACGAGCCCCCCAAGCACACCCGGCTCAAGGGGCTATTTTTGAAAGCCTTCACCCCGGCCCGGGTGGAGGGGTTGCGCGGCAAGATTCAGAGCATGGTGAACGCTTTGCTCGACCGGGCCGAAGACCAAGGCCGCATGGACTTGCTCCACGACTACGCCGAGCCCCTGCCGGTGGCGGTGATCGCCGAACTGCTGGGGGTACCCGAGGAGGACCGGCACCTGCTGCGCCCCTGGTCGGCCAAGATCGTCAAGCTTTACGAGCTCGGCTACACCGACGAGCAGGCTCGAGAAGCCAACCAGGCGGTGGTGGAGTTTTCCCGCTACATTCGAGCGCTGGCCGAGGATCGCCGCAAGCACCCCCAAGACGACCTCATCTCCGCCCTGGTGCAGGCCGAGGAGGCGGGGGACAAGCTCAGCGAGGACGAGCTGGTGGCCAACTGTATCTTGCTCCTCAACGCTGGGCACGAGGCTACCGTCAACGGCACCACCGCGGGCATGCTGGCCCTGCACCGCAACCCCGAGCAGAAAAGGCTGGCGGTGGAAGCTGCCAAAGCTGGCCATGGGGAATTTTTCAAAAGGGCGGTGGAAGAGCTGCTCCGCTACGATACCCCCCTGCCGATGTTCGAGCGCTGGGTGTTGCAGGACCTCGAGTGGAGGGGTATACCCCTCCGGCGGGGCCAGGAGGTAGCCCTGCTGTATGCCTCTGGCAACCGCGACCCACGCAAATTTTCCCACCCCGATACCCTCGACCTGACCCGCCCCGACAACCCGCACCTCACCTTCGGGCTGGGCATCCACTACTGCATCGGGGCGCCGCTAGCCCGGCTCGAGCTGCAAACTTCCTTCCAGACTTTGCTCAAACGCCTGCCGCACCTCGCGGTCGTGGAGCCGGTGGAGTACACTGGAGGTTTCGTGATCCGCGGGCACAAGGCCATGCCGGTCGAGTTTTAG
- a CDS encoding methyltransferase domain-containing protein: MAWNPDQYEKFKAERTAPFEDLLKLVKVKPGLRVIDLGCGTGELTRRLADALPDSEVTGLDNSASMLARSGAYTRPGLRFERGDIAELEGTYDLIFSNAALQWLPDHPRLFPKLWRHLNPGGQLVVQMPANHDHPSHRLARELAESAEFAAYFPEGGRQSPVLPPEDYARMLFGLGGENLTVLLKVYPHVLADAEAMVEWVKGTLLTAYLEPLPPSAQERFLEGYRARLRELFPRKPVFYGFKRILFSASKPG, encoded by the coding sequence ATGGCATGGAATCCCGATCAATACGAGAAATTCAAAGCCGAGCGCACCGCCCCTTTCGAGGATTTATTAAAGCTCGTGAAAGTCAAGCCCGGCTTACGGGTTATAGATCTAGGCTGCGGAACCGGTGAACTCACCCGCAGGCTGGCGGACGCCCTGCCGGATAGCGAGGTGACGGGTTTGGATAACTCCGCTTCCATGCTCGCCAGGAGCGGAGCGTATACCCGTCCGGGTTTGCGCTTTGAGCGGGGGGATATCGCGGAGTTGGAGGGCACCTACGACCTCATCTTCTCCAACGCGGCCTTGCAATGGCTCCCCGATCACCCGAGGCTTTTCCCCAAGCTCTGGCGGCACCTGAATCCGGGCGGGCAGTTGGTGGTACAGATGCCCGCCAACCACGACCACCCCTCGCACCGGCTGGCCCGCGAACTGGCCGAATCCGCCGAGTTCGCGGCCTATTTCCCCGAGGGTGGACGGCAGAGCCCGGTACTGCCCCCCGAAGACTACGCCCGGATGCTCTTCGGGTTAGGCGGGGAAAACCTCACGGTGTTGCTCAAGGTCTATCCGCACGTCCTGGCCGACGCTGAGGCTATGGTGGAGTGGGTCAAGGGAACTTTGCTTACCGCCTACCTCGAGCCCCTCCCTCCCTCTGCGCAGGAAAGGTTCTTGGAGGGCTACCGCGCTCGCCTGCGCGAACTCTTCCCGCGAAAACCGGTCTTCTACGGCTTCAAACGCATTCTTTTTTCGGCGTCCAAACCCGGCTAG
- a CDS encoding NUDIX hydrolase, protein MVTFDIGNVRFIHRVAAVVIKHGQILLHHGPGEPFWTLPGGRVEAGEPAEQALVREMREELGIEVRVGRLIWVVENFFREREREYHGLELYFAVTVSLEPSSLEFYGFEGHRRLTFRWFALQETPGMDIRPPFLIQGLRRLPLAPTHIVNDRR, encoded by the coding sequence ATGGTCACCTTCGATATCGGCAACGTCCGGTTCATCCACCGGGTCGCCGCCGTAGTCATAAAGCACGGGCAAATCTTGCTCCACCACGGCCCGGGAGAACCCTTCTGGACCCTACCCGGTGGCCGGGTCGAGGCGGGCGAACCCGCCGAGCAGGCCTTGGTCCGGGAGATGCGGGAAGAGCTGGGCATCGAGGTCAGGGTGGGGCGTTTGATCTGGGTAGTAGAAAACTTCTTCCGGGAGAGGGAGCGCGAGTACCATGGCCTCGAGCTGTATTTTGCGGTGACGGTGTCTCTCGAGCCCTCGAGCCTCGAATTTTACGGCTTCGAGGGCCACCGGCGGCTGACCTTCCGCTGGTTTGCCCTCCAGGAGACCCCTGGTATGGACATCCGCCCGCCTTTTCTAATCCAAGGATTGCGCCGCTTGCCCCTCGCTCCGACCCATATCGTCAATGACCGGCGCTAG
- a CDS encoding regulatory iron-sulfur-containing complex subunit RicT, translating into MNCVGVRFSHSPKLYDYTFDGAPPPPESWVVVQSSRGLELGKVRTTPHPGQPKGRIVRPANSEDLDKAARLREKAEEIKWWIKARLRKEKVQAKVLGCDYTLDGSHLAVHYSAEERIDLRRWVGEIARTAGARVEFVALGPRDQTAYLGTLGACGMESCCSTHLQDFAQVSIKMARDQQLPLSPEKISGPCGRLLCCLQYEHPHYQELLKDLPRKNAKVCTIHDVCGKVAKLNPLAGTVDLLTEEGSWVTVHKSELRR; encoded by the coding sequence ATGAACTGTGTCGGGGTGCGTTTTTCTCACAGCCCCAAACTTTACGACTACACCTTCGACGGTGCGCCACCCCCGCCCGAGTCCTGGGTGGTGGTGCAGAGCAGCCGAGGGCTCGAGTTGGGCAAGGTACGCACCACCCCCCACCCGGGCCAGCCCAAGGGGCGCATCGTGCGCCCCGCCAATTCGGAGGATCTCGACAAAGCCGCTCGGCTTCGTGAGAAGGCGGAAGAGATCAAGTGGTGGATTAAAGCCCGGCTGCGCAAGGAAAAGGTACAGGCCAAGGTGCTGGGCTGCGACTACACCCTGGACGGATCGCACCTGGCGGTGCACTACTCGGCGGAAGAGCGCATTGACCTGCGGCGCTGGGTGGGCGAGATCGCCCGCACCGCGGGGGCCCGGGTGGAGTTCGTGGCCCTGGGGCCGCGTGATCAGACCGCCTACTTGGGAACCCTGGGAGCTTGCGGCATGGAGTCGTGTTGCTCTACCCACCTGCAGGATTTCGCCCAGGTCTCGATCAAGATGGCCCGCGACCAGCAGCTTCCGCTTTCCCCCGAGAAGATCTCCGGACCTTGCGGCAGGTTGCTGTGCTGTTTGCAGTACGAGCACCCGCACTACCAGGAACTCCTTAAGGATCTGCCGCGTAAAAACGCCAAGGTCTGCACCATCCACGACGTTTGCGGCAAGGTCGCCAAGCTCAACCCGCTGGCCGGCACTGTAGACCTCCTCACCGAAGAGGGAAGCTGGGTTACGGTGCACAAAAGCGAGCTACGGCGGTAA
- a CDS encoding metallophosphoesterase — translation MRYLLLADIHGNWPALEAVLQTAPQYDRVIFLGDAVGYYPDADRVLSWLRSEEAIGVMGNHDAWLLHLDDIDPEEQEGPIFEILRWQSERLSLENRAYLGSLPWTREVDGALLVHGSACDPLQYVDDLDTARAHFGCTPARWSLHGHTHLAGTFLALEGPNGQWVRYQRQVHGSELFLAPKARALVNPGSVGQPRDRMPGAAYAVWDSDDGSVQFFRVEFDLERVLKRILEEGFPLWLYERLLVGR, via the coding sequence GTGCGGTATCTGCTCCTCGCCGACATCCACGGTAACTGGCCGGCCCTGGAGGCCGTGCTGCAAACCGCGCCCCAATACGACCGGGTGATCTTCCTGGGCGACGCGGTGGGCTATTACCCGGACGCCGACCGGGTGCTCTCCTGGCTGCGCTCGGAGGAGGCCATCGGGGTGATGGGCAACCACGACGCCTGGCTATTGCACCTTGACGATATCGACCCCGAGGAGCAGGAGGGGCCCATCTTCGAGATCCTGCGTTGGCAGTCCGAGCGCCTGTCGTTGGAGAACCGGGCCTATTTGGGTAGCCTCCCCTGGACGCGGGAAGTGGACGGGGCCTTGCTGGTGCACGGGAGCGCTTGCGACCCCTTGCAGTACGTGGATGACCTGGACACCGCTCGAGCGCACTTCGGCTGCACCCCAGCCCGCTGGAGCCTGCACGGACATACCCACCTGGCCGGCACCTTTCTGGCGCTGGAAGGCCCTAACGGGCAGTGGGTGCGCTACCAGCGCCAGGTCCACGGCAGCGAGCTATTTTTAGCCCCCAAGGCTCGAGCCCTGGTCAACCCCGGTTCGGTGGGCCAGCCCCGCGACCGCATGCCCGGCGCCGCCTACGCCGTGTGGGACAGCGACGACGGCAGCGTGCAGTTCTTCCGCGTGGAGTTCGACCTCGAGCGCGTCCTCAAGCGCATCCTCGAGGAGGGCTTCCCCCTATGGCTGTACGAGAGGTTGCTGGTGGGTAGATGA
- the pstS gene encoding phosphate ABC transporter substrate-binding protein PstS, whose protein sequence is MNKLLSSAIAATALLGVASAQVTLSGAGATFPAPLYTEAYIPNFTKATGIRVNYQAVGSGAGIRQLTDKVVNFGASDAPLSDAQLKEIQEKNGSPVLHIPTALGPVALTFNLPGIEELRLDAATVADIFLGKIIRWNDPRIAALNPGVQLPRQLISATHRSDGSGTTFIFTSYLSAISPEWKSKVGAGQSVNWPAFSSLGGRGNPGVAAIVAQTPGSIGYVELKYALENKLPVVTLKNQAGNWIKPSLASAVEATSGIELPDDLRLQNQVVNTKDPQGYPIVGMTWLLVYQKQEVTAKSLEEAKALVRFLNWVLTEGQKLNEGASYVRLSPEVVRRAQALVNTMTYNGQPLR, encoded by the coding sequence ATGAACAAGCTACTGAGCAGCGCTATTGCCGCTACTGCCCTCCTCGGAGTGGCCTCCGCCCAGGTCACCTTGAGCGGGGCCGGGGCGACCTTCCCAGCCCCGCTGTACACCGAGGCCTATATCCCCAACTTCACCAAAGCTACCGGGATCCGGGTGAACTACCAAGCGGTAGGCTCGGGCGCCGGGATTCGGCAGCTCACCGACAAGGTGGTCAACTTTGGGGCCTCCGATGCTCCGCTTTCCGACGCCCAGCTCAAGGAAATTCAGGAGAAAAACGGCAGCCCGGTGCTGCACATCCCCACCGCCCTGGGCCCGGTGGCCCTGACTTTCAACCTTCCGGGTATTGAAGAGCTTCGCCTAGACGCGGCTACGGTGGCGGACATCTTCCTGGGCAAGATCATTCGCTGGAACGACCCCAGGATCGCCGCGCTCAACCCCGGCGTACAGCTTCCCCGTCAGCTGATCTCCGCCACCCACCGCTCGGACGGCTCGGGTACCACCTTTATCTTCACCAGCTACCTCTCGGCCATCTCCCCGGAGTGGAAGAGCAAGGTGGGGGCCGGGCAGTCGGTGAACTGGCCTGCGTTCAGTAGCCTAGGGGGGCGAGGCAACCCCGGGGTGGCCGCGATCGTGGCCCAGACCCCCGGCTCCATCGGCTACGTCGAGCTCAAGTACGCCCTCGAGAACAAGCTCCCGGTGGTTACGCTCAAGAACCAGGCGGGCAACTGGATCAAGCCCAGCCTGGCCTCGGCGGTGGAAGCCACTTCGGGAATCGAGCTGCCGGACGACCTGCGCCTGCAAAACCAGGTGGTCAACACCAAAGACCCGCAAGGCTACCCCATCGTGGGCATGACCTGGCTCCTCGTCTACCAAAAGCAGGAGGTTACCGCCAAGAGCCTCGAGGAGGCCAAAGCGCTGGTGCGCTTCCTCAACTGGGTGCTCACCGAGGGGCAGAAGCTCAACGAGGGGGCTTCCTACGTGCGGCTTTCCCCGGAGGTAGTGAGGCGGGCCCAGGCGCTGGTAAACACCATGACCTACAACGGCCAGCCCCTCCGCTGA